From a region of the Micropterus dolomieu isolate WLL.071019.BEF.003 ecotype Adirondacks linkage group LG21, ASM2129224v1, whole genome shotgun sequence genome:
- the entpd4 gene encoding ectonucleoside triphosphate diphosphohydrolase 4 isoform X2 → MGRISFSCLFPASWHFSLSSQVLPRLLIPSLRQLLFIGLVLCLIGLLYLLLVTGKVHGSWIRKENHFHRHLARVTDVDATDTSNPNLNYGLVVDCGSSGSRVFVYCWPRHNGNPHELLDIQQMRDQHRKPVVMKIKPGISELAKTPEKASDYIYPLLSFAAQHIPKHKHQETPLYILCTAGMRILPESQQEALLEDLRTDIPVHFNFLFSDSHVEVISGKQEGVYAWIGINFVLGRFNHVDSDGEAVVDVQVPGSDQQETMVRKRTAGVLDMGGVSTQIAYEVPKTEEVAKNLLAEFNLGCDAHRTEHVYRVYVSTFLGFGGNAARQRYEESLIRNTATRNKLLDQHIGETAESPLLDPCLPTDLQDNIGSSTQKLYLRGTGDFDQCRQILQPFLNRTNETQTSLNGIYQPHIDYSNSQFYGFSEFYYCTEDVLRMGGDYNASKYTRAAKSYCSTQWKTLRERFDSGLYASHADLHRLKYQCFKSAWMYEVLHSGFSFPANYKNLKTALLVYDKEVQWTLGAILYRTRFLPLRDIQQESLKGVHSHWRHSFSFVNNHYLFLACFFIVLLSIMLYLLRLRRIHRRTAQLCTPSSVPWLEDGLGSPTLPITL, encoded by the exons ATGGGAAG GATCAGCTTTTCGTGCCTTTTCCCAGCGTCATGGCATTTCAGCCTGTCCTCCCAGGTTCTTCCTCGGCTCCTGATACCTTCCCTCAGACAGCTGCTCTTCATCGGCCTGGTACTCTGCCTCATCGGACTGCTCTACCTGCTGCTCGTCACTGGAAAGGTGCACGGCAGCTGGATCAGAAAGGAAAATCACTTCCACAG GCATTTGGCAAGGGTGACTGATGTGGATGCAACAGACACAAGCAACCCCAACCTGAACTATGGCCTGGTGGTGGACTGTGGCAGCAGTGGCTCCAGGGTATTTGTGTACTGCTGGCCCCGGCACAATGGCAATCCCCATGAACTACTGGACATTCAGCAAATGAGAGATCAGCACCGCAAGCCAGTGGTCATGAAGATCAAACCAG GTATCTCTGAATTGGCTAAAACCCCTGAGAAAGCCAGTGATTATATCTATCCACTGCTGAGCTTTGCAGCCCAACACATTCCTAAACATAAGCACCAAGAAACACCCTTGTATATCCTCTGCACAGCTGGGATGAGAATCCTTCCTGAAAG TCAACAAGAAGCACTTCTTGAGGATCTGCGAACGGATATCCCAGTCCACTTCAACTTCCTCTTCTCTGATTCCCATGTGGAAGTGATTTCTGGAAAACAGGAag GTGTCTATGCATGGATTGGAATCAACTTTGTCCTTGGAAGGTTTAACCATGTGGACAGTG ATGGGGAAGCTGTAGTGGACGTACAAGTCCCAGGCAGCGATCAACAGGAGACAATGGTTAGGAAAAGGACTGCCGGTGTCCTGGACATGGGTGGGGTCTCCACACAGATCGCATACGAAGTGCCCAAAACT GAGGAAGTTGCCAAGAACTTACTGGCGGAGTTCAACCTGGGGTGTGACGCACATCGTACAGAGCATGTTTATCGTGTTTATGTGTCCACCTTCCTGGGTTTTGGTGGAAATGCAGCACGCCAAAGATATGAGGAGAGCCTAATCAGAAATACCGCCACTCGAAACAA GCTCTTAGATCAGCATATTGGTGAAACAGCCGAGTCTCCCCTCCTGGATCCTTGTCTACCCACAGACCTGCAGGATAACATTGGTTCATCTACACAGAAGCTCTATCTGCGAGGCACAGGAGACTTTGACCAGTGTAGACAGATTCTCCAGCCGTTCCTCAACCGTACCAATGAGACCCAGACCTCTCTCAATGGTATCTACCAGCCACACATTGATTACAGCAACAGTCAGTTCTACGGCTTCTCTGAGTTCTACTACTGCACAGAGGACGTGCTGCGTATGGGCGGGGACTATAACGCTTCCAAATATACCCGGGCTGCCAAG agTTACTGTTCCACCCAGTGGAAAACTCTGAGGGAACGCTTTGACTCTGGCTTGTATGCCTCGCACGCAGATCTTCACAGACTGAA gtaCCAGTGCTTTAAATCAGCATGGATGTATGAAGTATTGCACTCAGGCTTCTCTTTCCCAGCCAATTATAAAAACCTAAAGACTGCCCTATTGGTCTATGATAAGGAGGTCCAATGGACACTTGGAGCTATTCTTTACAGAACCCGATTTCTGCCTCTGAG GGACATCCAGCAGGAAAGTCTGAAAGGAGTACACTCCCACTGGCGGCACAGCTTCTCTTTTGTCAACAACCACTACTTATTCCTGGCTTGTTTCTTCATTGTGCTGTTGTCTATTATGCTGTACTTACTGCGACTCCGCCGCATCCATCGGCGCACGGCGCAGCTCTGCACCCCTTCCTCTGTACCTTGGTTGGAAGATGGCCTCGGCTCACCCACACTCCCTATCACTCTCTAA
- the entpd4 gene encoding ectonucleoside triphosphate diphosphohydrolase 4 isoform X1: MGRISFSCLFPASWHFSLSSQVLPRLLIPSLRQLLFIGLVLCLIGLLYLLLVTGKVHGSWIRKENHFHRHLARVTDVDATDTSNPNLNYGLVVDCGSSGSRVFVYCWPRHNGNPHELLDIQQMRDQHRKPVVMKIKPGISELAKTPEKASDYIYPLLSFAAQHIPKHKHQETPLYILCTAGMRILPESQQEALLEDLRTDIPVHFNFLFSDSHVEVISGKQEGVYAWIGINFVLGRFNHVDSDGEAVVDVQVPGSDQQETMVRKRTAGVLDMGGVSTQIAYEVPKTVSFASPQQEEVAKNLLAEFNLGCDAHRTEHVYRVYVSTFLGFGGNAARQRYEESLIRNTATRNKLLDQHIGETAESPLLDPCLPTDLQDNIGSSTQKLYLRGTGDFDQCRQILQPFLNRTNETQTSLNGIYQPHIDYSNSQFYGFSEFYYCTEDVLRMGGDYNASKYTRAAKSYCSTQWKTLRERFDSGLYASHADLHRLKYQCFKSAWMYEVLHSGFSFPANYKNLKTALLVYDKEVQWTLGAILYRTRFLPLRDIQQESLKGVHSHWRHSFSFVNNHYLFLACFFIVLLSIMLYLLRLRRIHRRTAQLCTPSSVPWLEDGLGSPTLPITL; encoded by the exons ATGGGAAG GATCAGCTTTTCGTGCCTTTTCCCAGCGTCATGGCATTTCAGCCTGTCCTCCCAGGTTCTTCCTCGGCTCCTGATACCTTCCCTCAGACAGCTGCTCTTCATCGGCCTGGTACTCTGCCTCATCGGACTGCTCTACCTGCTGCTCGTCACTGGAAAGGTGCACGGCAGCTGGATCAGAAAGGAAAATCACTTCCACAG GCATTTGGCAAGGGTGACTGATGTGGATGCAACAGACACAAGCAACCCCAACCTGAACTATGGCCTGGTGGTGGACTGTGGCAGCAGTGGCTCCAGGGTATTTGTGTACTGCTGGCCCCGGCACAATGGCAATCCCCATGAACTACTGGACATTCAGCAAATGAGAGATCAGCACCGCAAGCCAGTGGTCATGAAGATCAAACCAG GTATCTCTGAATTGGCTAAAACCCCTGAGAAAGCCAGTGATTATATCTATCCACTGCTGAGCTTTGCAGCCCAACACATTCCTAAACATAAGCACCAAGAAACACCCTTGTATATCCTCTGCACAGCTGGGATGAGAATCCTTCCTGAAAG TCAACAAGAAGCACTTCTTGAGGATCTGCGAACGGATATCCCAGTCCACTTCAACTTCCTCTTCTCTGATTCCCATGTGGAAGTGATTTCTGGAAAACAGGAag GTGTCTATGCATGGATTGGAATCAACTTTGTCCTTGGAAGGTTTAACCATGTGGACAGTG ATGGGGAAGCTGTAGTGGACGTACAAGTCCCAGGCAGCGATCAACAGGAGACAATGGTTAGGAAAAGGACTGCCGGTGTCCTGGACATGGGTGGGGTCTCCACACAGATCGCATACGAAGTGCCCAAAACTGTAAGCTTTGCTTCTCCACAGCAG GAGGAAGTTGCCAAGAACTTACTGGCGGAGTTCAACCTGGGGTGTGACGCACATCGTACAGAGCATGTTTATCGTGTTTATGTGTCCACCTTCCTGGGTTTTGGTGGAAATGCAGCACGCCAAAGATATGAGGAGAGCCTAATCAGAAATACCGCCACTCGAAACAA GCTCTTAGATCAGCATATTGGTGAAACAGCCGAGTCTCCCCTCCTGGATCCTTGTCTACCCACAGACCTGCAGGATAACATTGGTTCATCTACACAGAAGCTCTATCTGCGAGGCACAGGAGACTTTGACCAGTGTAGACAGATTCTCCAGCCGTTCCTCAACCGTACCAATGAGACCCAGACCTCTCTCAATGGTATCTACCAGCCACACATTGATTACAGCAACAGTCAGTTCTACGGCTTCTCTGAGTTCTACTACTGCACAGAGGACGTGCTGCGTATGGGCGGGGACTATAACGCTTCCAAATATACCCGGGCTGCCAAG agTTACTGTTCCACCCAGTGGAAAACTCTGAGGGAACGCTTTGACTCTGGCTTGTATGCCTCGCACGCAGATCTTCACAGACTGAA gtaCCAGTGCTTTAAATCAGCATGGATGTATGAAGTATTGCACTCAGGCTTCTCTTTCCCAGCCAATTATAAAAACCTAAAGACTGCCCTATTGGTCTATGATAAGGAGGTCCAATGGACACTTGGAGCTATTCTTTACAGAACCCGATTTCTGCCTCTGAG GGACATCCAGCAGGAAAGTCTGAAAGGAGTACACTCCCACTGGCGGCACAGCTTCTCTTTTGTCAACAACCACTACTTATTCCTGGCTTGTTTCTTCATTGTGCTGTTGTCTATTATGCTGTACTTACTGCGACTCCGCCGCATCCATCGGCGCACGGCGCAGCTCTGCACCCCTTCCTCTGTACCTTGGTTGGAAGATGGCCTCGGCTCACCCACACTCCCTATCACTCTCTAA
- the si:ch211-214j8.12 gene encoding uncharacterized protein si:ch211-214j8.12 isoform X2 has translation MPLFRAVGKCGAKAQPGRRRMRNTEWMGGCGKTDEDGCVLSLTRLCLLSLADNMKEVWVKDYADKYLDHYSFRHIMGPFNLLPGELVEELTLLLCTRKQLSRAALHLLLVPQLRGLSLERCSSLVSSALCFYIAARCQGLWSLDLSGAQQLPSKALSETLCRLPALRSLSLAGTPCDRCVIRTIAHCCPLLRHLDVSRCHLLSPAALLPLGGRTSITSSGPPSKSSSRCASTSQAFVPPSCSAPLSPPPLSSLLALDIGFGEQEGDRVAAAAYLLLSLPCLERVALEGLAQACYLIQHREFDQTEGFTDREGAPRLVEVWKEWRRRQSMDSWRKKREGAAAEDEDEEKEEERILWEGCRSESEEDASIDEGPSGSHNQAEEKRSGIVSSQSGDERLILRLKDVKCLTCDSLDSLSHLCPNIHFISVNVDDYEDARGRSLGSLLAAGLQTWSGQLRSFSIHYPGPLVDLLPALQVAGSSLISLTLEGMKTSPHTPLLEVIKACPRLRDLFISAEPPTTPQEEEDDEGQRDDLDLPRLPNLCSLTLKFHRLTPHATWTGTTH, from the exons ATGCCTCTTTTTCGGGCTGTGGGTAAATGTGGGGCGAAGGCTCAGCCCGGGCGAAGGAGGATGAGGAATACGGAGTGGATGGGGGGCTGCGGGAAGACAGATGAGGATGGCTGTGTCCTGTCCTTGACACGGCTGTGTCTGCTGAGCCTTGCTGACAACATGAAGGAAGTGTGGGTGAAAGACTATGCCGACAAGTACCTGGATCATTACTCCTTCAGACACATCATGGGGCCTTTCAACTTACTGC CGGGTGAGCTGGTTGAGGAGCTGACTTTGCTGCTATGCACCAGAAAGCAGTTGTCCCGGGCAGCCCTCCACCTCCTACTGGTCCCCCAACTCCGTGGCCTGTCTCTGGAAAGGTGTTCTAGTCTGgtgtcctctgctctctgtttctacaTTGCTGCACGTTGCCAG GGTCTATGGAGTCTGGACCTATCTGGGGCCCAGCAGCTGCCTTCAAAGGCCCTGTCTGAAACGCTCTGCCGTCTACCTGCCCTGCGCTCGCTCTCCCTTGCTGGTACACCTTGTGACAGATGTGTAATCAGGACAATTGCCCATTGCTGTCCTTTGTTGCGCCATCTGGACGTATCCCGCTGTCATTTGCTTTCCCCTGCTGCACTACTTCCTCTTGGAGGTAGGACTTCAATTACATCCTCTGGCCCTCCGTCTAAGTCATCTTCTCGCTGCGCCTCTACATCCCAAGCTTTTGTTCCCCCTTCTTGCTCTGCACCCCTGTCTCCTCCCCCCCTGAGCAGTCTGCTGGCTCTGGATATTGGCTTTGGGGAACAAGAGGGAGACCGTGTGGCGGCAGCAGcctacctcctcctctccctgccCTGCCTAGAGAGAGTGGCCTTGGAGGGCCTAGCGCAGGCCTGCTATCTCATCCAGCACAGGGAGTTCGACCAGACAGAGGGGTTCACCGACAGAGAAGGAGCTCCCAGGCTGGTGGAGGTGTGGAAGGAGTGGAGGCGCAGGCAGAGCATGGACAGttggaggaaaaagagagaaggagcagcagcagaggacgaagatgaggagaaggaggaggagaggatttTGTGGGAGGGGTGTCGCAGTGAGAGTGAGGAAGATGCAAGTATTGATGAAGGGCCAAGTGGCTCTCACAACCaagcagaagaaaaaaggaGTGGCATAGTTTCATCACAGTCGGGAGATGAACGCCTGATCCTGCGCCTAAAGGACGTCAAGTGCTTAACATGTGACTCTCTGGACAGTCTAAGTCATTTATGTCCAAACATCCACTTCATATCTGTGAATGTTGATGATTATGAAGATGCTAGAGGAAGAAGTCTAGGGTCTCTGTTAGCTGCAGGCCTCCAGACATGGTCAGGCCAGCTGCGGAGCTTCTCAATACACTACCCAGGCCCTCTGGTGGACCTCCTTCCTGCTTTGCAGGTTGCAGGCTCCTCCTTGATCTCCCTCACCCTGGAAGGGATGAAAACCAGCCCTCACACCCCTCTACTGGAGGTCATCAAGGCCTGTCCCAGACTCAGAGACCTGTTCATCTCTGCTGAGCCTCCCACCACGCCacaggaagaagaagacgaTGAGGGTCAGCGGGATGATCTGGATCTTCCACGGTTGCCCAACCTCTGCTCTCTAACACTCAA ATTCCACAGACTTACCCCCCACGCCACTTGGACGGGTACAACACATTGA
- the si:ch211-214j8.12 gene encoding uncharacterized protein si:ch211-214j8.12 isoform X1, translated as MPLFRAVGKCGAKAQPGRRRMRNTEWMGGCGKTDEDGCVLSLTRLCLLSLADNMKEVWVKDYADKYLDHYSFRHIMGPFNLLPGELVEELTLLLCTRKQLSRAALHLLLVPQLRGLSLERCSSLVSSALCFYIAARCQGLWSLDLSGAQQLPSKALSETLCRLPALRSLSLAGTPCDRCVIRTIAHCCPLLRHLDVSRCHLLSPAALLPLGGRTSITSSGPPSKSSSRCASTSQAFVPPSCSAPLSPPPLSSLLALDIGFGEQEGDRVAAAAYLLLSLPCLERVALEGLAQACYLIQHREFDQTEGFTDREGAPRLVEVWKEWRRRQSMDSWRKKREGAAAEDEDEEKEEERILWEGCRSESEEDASIDEGPSGSHNQAEEKRSGIVSSQSGDERLILRLKDVKCLTCDSLDSLSHLCPNIHFISVNVDDYEDARGRSLGSLLAAGLQTWSGQLRSFSIHYPGPLVDLLPALQVAGSSLISLTLEGMKTSPHTPLLEVIKACPRLRDLFISAEPPTTPQEEEDDEGQRDDLDLPRLPNLCSLTLKFSYEHSQMKPVISWMSLKRVLKCLLTGSPLLEKLSLVSLPCPLNCVLKDVLGVVDSDLYLFADSTDLPPTPLGRVQHIELQRTDVKMMTVKSIMQQSKRLKYVDVSYCWQISQLDWLDCETYSKVHIVWL; from the exons ATGCCTCTTTTTCGGGCTGTGGGTAAATGTGGGGCGAAGGCTCAGCCCGGGCGAAGGAGGATGAGGAATACGGAGTGGATGGGGGGCTGCGGGAAGACAGATGAGGATGGCTGTGTCCTGTCCTTGACACGGCTGTGTCTGCTGAGCCTTGCTGACAACATGAAGGAAGTGTGGGTGAAAGACTATGCCGACAAGTACCTGGATCATTACTCCTTCAGACACATCATGGGGCCTTTCAACTTACTGC CGGGTGAGCTGGTTGAGGAGCTGACTTTGCTGCTATGCACCAGAAAGCAGTTGTCCCGGGCAGCCCTCCACCTCCTACTGGTCCCCCAACTCCGTGGCCTGTCTCTGGAAAGGTGTTCTAGTCTGgtgtcctctgctctctgtttctacaTTGCTGCACGTTGCCAG GGTCTATGGAGTCTGGACCTATCTGGGGCCCAGCAGCTGCCTTCAAAGGCCCTGTCTGAAACGCTCTGCCGTCTACCTGCCCTGCGCTCGCTCTCCCTTGCTGGTACACCTTGTGACAGATGTGTAATCAGGACAATTGCCCATTGCTGTCCTTTGTTGCGCCATCTGGACGTATCCCGCTGTCATTTGCTTTCCCCTGCTGCACTACTTCCTCTTGGAGGTAGGACTTCAATTACATCCTCTGGCCCTCCGTCTAAGTCATCTTCTCGCTGCGCCTCTACATCCCAAGCTTTTGTTCCCCCTTCTTGCTCTGCACCCCTGTCTCCTCCCCCCCTGAGCAGTCTGCTGGCTCTGGATATTGGCTTTGGGGAACAAGAGGGAGACCGTGTGGCGGCAGCAGcctacctcctcctctccctgccCTGCCTAGAGAGAGTGGCCTTGGAGGGCCTAGCGCAGGCCTGCTATCTCATCCAGCACAGGGAGTTCGACCAGACAGAGGGGTTCACCGACAGAGAAGGAGCTCCCAGGCTGGTGGAGGTGTGGAAGGAGTGGAGGCGCAGGCAGAGCATGGACAGttggaggaaaaagagagaaggagcagcagcagaggacgaagatgaggagaaggaggaggagaggatttTGTGGGAGGGGTGTCGCAGTGAGAGTGAGGAAGATGCAAGTATTGATGAAGGGCCAAGTGGCTCTCACAACCaagcagaagaaaaaaggaGTGGCATAGTTTCATCACAGTCGGGAGATGAACGCCTGATCCTGCGCCTAAAGGACGTCAAGTGCTTAACATGTGACTCTCTGGACAGTCTAAGTCATTTATGTCCAAACATCCACTTCATATCTGTGAATGTTGATGATTATGAAGATGCTAGAGGAAGAAGTCTAGGGTCTCTGTTAGCTGCAGGCCTCCAGACATGGTCAGGCCAGCTGCGGAGCTTCTCAATACACTACCCAGGCCCTCTGGTGGACCTCCTTCCTGCTTTGCAGGTTGCAGGCTCCTCCTTGATCTCCCTCACCCTGGAAGGGATGAAAACCAGCCCTCACACCCCTCTACTGGAGGTCATCAAGGCCTGTCCCAGACTCAGAGACCTGTTCATCTCTGCTGAGCCTCCCACCACGCCacaggaagaagaagacgaTGAGGGTCAGCGGGATGATCTGGATCTTCCACGGTTGCCCAACCTCTGCTCTCTAACACTCAA ATTCTCCTACGAGCACAGCCAAATGAAGCCTGTCATATCCTGGATGTCTTTGAAGAGGGTGCTCAAGTGTCTCCTGACCGGTTCTCCTTTACTGGAGAAGCTCTCACTCGTCTCCCTGCCGTGCCCTCTGAACTGCGTTTTAAAGGATGTGCTAGGCGTAGTGGactctgacctgtatctcttTGCAGATTCCACAGACTTACCCCCCACGCCACTTGGACGGGTACAACACATTGAGCTGCAGCGGACAGATGTAAAGATGATGACAGTGAAAAGTATAATGCAACAGAGCAAAAGGCTCAAATATGTAGATGTGAGTTACTGCTGGCAAATCAGTCAGCTTGACTGGTTGGACTGCGAAACATACAGTAAAGTCCACATTGTCTGGTTGTGA
- the gda gene encoding guanine deaminase, translated as MANSNKHTVEIVHVYRGTFIHSTQQTALEVLEDALLGVDTEGKIAFIGKGTELDSLSQTFGFSPSIVNTLAQHEFFMPGMVDTHIHAPQYSFAGTALDMPLMQWLSTYTFPVESRFSDLEFANKVYTQVVKRTLRNGTTTACYFATIHTDASLLLGQIANVFGQRALVGKVCMDLNNSVAHYKETIQESQDETRRFIVQLLDKKYPLVKPVVTPRFALSCTGALLGQLGEIAKNNNLHIQSHVSENLEEVQLVKELFPESSSYTDVYHKHNLLTNKTVMAHGCHLSDEELALFRETGASLSHCPNSNISLFSGMLNVRNVLKHKVKLGLGTDVAGGYSASMLDAVRRTLDTSKILKIQDKEQDTLTFEEAFRLATLGGSQALSLDEQIGNFEVGKDFDALRVNVAAPGGPIDLTQCDGPKILLEKFLNLGDDRNILEVFVAGKKVVPFTEPTPQ; from the exons ATGGCGAACTCCAACAAACACACCGTCGAAATTGTCCACGTCTACCGGGGAACATTTATTCACTCGACCCAGCAAACAGCGCTGGAAGTCCTGGAAGATGCGCTCCTTGGAGTGGACACAGAGGGGAAG ATTGCTTTCATCGGGAAAGGCACAGAACTTGATAGCCTGTCTCAGACCTTTGGATTCAGTCCATCTATAGTCAATACTCTGGCTCAACA TGAGTTCTTCATGCCAGGAATGGTGGACACCCACATCCATGCACCACAGTACAGCTTTGCTGGCACGGCCCTGGACATGCCCTTAATGCAGTGGCTCAGTACTTACACATTTCCTGTGGAGTCACGTTTCTCAGACTTGGAGTTTGCCAACAAGGTCTACACTCAAGTAGTG AAAAGGACACTGAGAAACGGAACAACCACTGCATGTTACTTTGCTACTATACATACAGATGCCTCCCTCCTCTTGGGTCAGATTGCAA ATGTTTTTGGACAGCGTGCCTTGGTGGGCAAGGTGTGCATGGACCTGAACAATTCTGTGGCACATTACAAAGAGACCATTCAGGAGTCTCAAGATGAAACCCGTCG GTTCATTGTACAGCTTTTGGACAAAAAG TACCCTCTTGTGAAGCCAGTGGTGACTCCCCGCTTCGCTCTATCCTGCACAGGTGCTTTGCTAGGACAGCTGGGAGAAATCGCTAAGAATAACAATCTGCACATTCAG AGTCATGTCAGTGAAAACCTTGAAGAAGTGCAGCTTGTGAAGGAGCTGTTTCCTGAGTCATCGTCTTACACGGACGTCTATCACAAACACAACCTTCTAACTAACAAG ACGGTGATGGCCCATGGCTGCCACCTCAGTGATGAAGAATTGGCTTTGTTCAGAGAGACTGGAGCCTCTTTGTCTCACTGTCCCAATTCCAACATTTC GTTGTTTAGTGGAATGTTGAACGTCCGCAACGTcctgaaacacaaagtgaagtTGGGGCTGGGAACAG ATGTGGCAGGTGGCTACTCGGCCTCTATGCTGGATGCTGTGAGGAGAACACTGGACACGTCCAAAATCTTGAAAATCCAGGACAAAGAACAAGACACGCTCACCTTTGAGGAGGCATTCAGACTGGCCACACTGGGCGGCAGCCAAG CCTTGTCCCTGGATGAACAAATAGGGAACTTTGAAGTGGGCAAAGACTTTGATGCCCTGAGGGTGAATGTAGCTGCTCCTGGTGGACCCATCGACCTGACCCAGTGTGATGGACCAAAG ATTCTTTTGGAGAAGTTCTTGAATTTGG GTGATGATCGCAACATACTGGAGGTTTTTGTGGCCGGGAAGAAGGTGGTGCCCTTCACAGAGCCAACGCCACAATAA